The following proteins come from a genomic window of Nocardiopsis sp. YSL2:
- a CDS encoding PIN domain nuclease, with protein sequence MTPAHYLIDTSALVRIFARPEENRRWDQALVQGLVAVCPLTELEILYTARSAKDRERAVSLLNRLLFPIDPDDRDYRRAWEVQKELTSRGEHRSAGPVDLVVAACAELKGLTLVHNDKDFETIARVTGQNELRVAD encoded by the coding sequence GTGACCCCTGCCCACTACCTCATCGATACGAGCGCTCTTGTGCGCATCTTCGCGCGTCCCGAGGAAAACCGGAGGTGGGACCAGGCCCTGGTGCAGGGTCTGGTCGCCGTGTGCCCACTGACTGAACTGGAGATCCTGTACACGGCGCGATCGGCCAAGGATCGGGAACGGGCAGTATCTCTCCTCAACCGGCTTCTATTCCCCATCGATCCAGATGACCGCGACTACCGGCGGGCTTGGGAGGTTCAGAAGGAACTCACTTCCCGAGGTGAACACCGTAGTGCTGGACCGGTCGACCTCGTGGTGGCCGCCTGCGCGGAGCTCAAAGGGCTCACCCTCGTCCACAACGACAAGGACTTCGAAACCATCGCCAGGGTGACCGGACAGAACGAATTGCGTGTAGCGGATTGA
- the allB gene encoding allantoinase AllB, with the protein MTHYDLLIRAARAVTPDGERAVTVAVSGGRTAAVLPGADASASGAREIVLSEDEVLLPGLVDSHVHVNEPGRTEWEGFASATRAAALGGVTTIVDMPLNSVPPTTTVEGLAAKRAVARERVSVDVGFWGGAVPENSQPGETKELAALHEQGVYGFKAFLSPSGVDEFGHLSAAELATAMEAIGDFGGQIIVHAEDPGVLDGAPAAHGRDYADFLASRPDEAEHAAIALVIETARRTGTRAHVLHLSSASALPLISQARADGVPLTVETCPHYLTLAAETIPDGATQYKCCPPIRSSANRDLLWRALMDGLIDCVVSDHSPSTADLKDLDTGDFGTAWGGVSGLQVGFSAVWSEARRRGATLVDMVRWMAEGPTRVAGLRGKGAIAEGNDADFAIVAPDETIRVDVRELAHKNPVSAYDGAELQGRVRRTLLRGEEIDLAQPRGHLLARD; encoded by the coding sequence ATGACCCACTACGACCTCCTCATTCGCGCCGCGCGCGCCGTCACCCCCGACGGTGAGCGTGCGGTGACCGTGGCCGTCTCCGGGGGCCGGACCGCCGCGGTCCTGCCCGGCGCCGACGCGTCCGCCTCCGGAGCCCGGGAGATCGTCCTGTCCGAGGACGAGGTCCTGCTGCCCGGGCTGGTCGACTCCCACGTGCACGTCAACGAGCCCGGCCGCACCGAGTGGGAGGGCTTCGCGAGCGCCACGCGTGCCGCCGCACTGGGCGGGGTGACCACCATCGTGGACATGCCGCTCAACAGCGTGCCGCCGACCACCACGGTCGAGGGGCTGGCAGCCAAGCGCGCGGTGGCGCGCGAGCGCGTCAGTGTCGACGTCGGCTTCTGGGGCGGCGCCGTCCCGGAGAACTCCCAGCCGGGGGAGACCAAGGAGCTCGCCGCCCTGCACGAGCAGGGCGTGTACGGGTTCAAGGCGTTCCTGTCCCCGTCCGGCGTGGACGAGTTCGGGCACCTGTCCGCCGCGGAGCTGGCGACCGCGATGGAGGCCATCGGGGACTTCGGTGGCCAGATCATCGTGCACGCCGAGGATCCCGGGGTTCTGGACGGCGCCCCGGCCGCGCACGGCCGCGACTACGCGGACTTCCTGGCCTCGCGCCCGGACGAGGCCGAGCACGCGGCCATCGCGCTGGTGATCGAGACCGCGCGGCGCACGGGGACGCGCGCGCACGTGCTCCACCTGTCCAGCGCGTCGGCGCTGCCGCTGATCTCCCAGGCCAGGGCCGACGGCGTGCCGCTGACCGTGGAGACCTGCCCGCACTACCTGACGCTCGCGGCGGAGACGATCCCGGACGGGGCCACGCAGTACAAGTGCTGCCCGCCCATCCGTTCCTCGGCCAACCGCGACCTGCTGTGGCGGGCGCTGATGGACGGCCTGATCGACTGCGTGGTCAGCGACCACTCGCCCAGCACCGCGGATCTGAAGGACCTGGACACCGGCGACTTCGGGACCGCCTGGGGCGGTGTGTCCGGACTCCAGGTGGGCTTCTCCGCGGTCTGGTCCGAGGCGCGCCGTCGGGGGGCGACCCTCGTCGACATGGTGCGCTGGATGGCGGAGGGCCCGACCCGGGTCGCGGGGCTACGGGGCAAGGGCGCCATCGCGGAGGGCAACGACGCGGACTTCGCGATCGTGGCGCCGGACGAGACGATCCGGGTGGACGTGCGCGAGCTCGCGCACAAGAACCCCGTGAGCGCCTACGACGGTGCCGAGCTCCAGGGGCGGGTGCGCCGCACCCTGCTGCGCGGCGAGGAGATCGACCTCGCGCAGCCGAGGGGCCACCTGCTCGCCCGCGACTGA
- a CDS encoding M14 family metallopeptidase, which produces MRATLVRRTLLPLTLAALTLGLLGPTGAGAATDPGLFEVHGPNTPEERTAVAATGAAIDEVRDDSVVVTATRSEAEALADLGHELTEITPSPVRPLAPDEGYTTFDELRETIDGVAAAHPGIVEQSVVGQSYEGRDLVAVKISDNAGVDEDEPEVLFTHSQHAREHLTVEMAVYLMRLLTDEYGSDARITDLVDSREIWILPNVNPDGSEYDMAGSNWRNWRKNRQPNQGSSAVGTDMNRNWDYLWGCCNGSSGSPSSSTYRGPAPESAPEVSAVADFVRGRVVGGEQQITAAIDFHTYSELILWPYGYTYDETANGMTREEYDTHAALGTHMADANGYTPQQSSDLYITDGTINDWLWGDQRIVNFTYEMYPSSWWGGGFYPPSSVIDRETSRNREAVLRLLDYADCPYRIIGEEEAYCS; this is translated from the coding sequence GTGAGAGCCACGCTCGTCCGACGAACCCTTCTTCCCCTCACCCTCGCCGCGCTGACGCTGGGGCTCCTCGGCCCCACGGGCGCCGGCGCCGCCACAGACCCCGGACTGTTCGAGGTCCACGGGCCGAACACGCCCGAGGAACGCACGGCGGTCGCCGCGACCGGCGCCGCCATCGACGAGGTCCGCGACGACTCCGTCGTCGTCACCGCCACACGCTCCGAAGCGGAGGCCCTCGCCGACCTCGGCCACGAACTGACGGAGATCACCCCCTCGCCGGTGCGCCCGCTCGCACCGGACGAGGGCTACACCACCTTCGACGAACTGCGCGAGACCATCGACGGGGTGGCCGCCGCCCACCCCGGTATCGTGGAGCAGTCCGTCGTCGGGCAGTCGTACGAGGGCCGGGACCTGGTCGCGGTCAAGATCAGCGACAACGCCGGCGTGGACGAGGACGAGCCCGAGGTCCTGTTCACACACTCCCAGCACGCCCGCGAGCACCTGACCGTGGAGATGGCCGTCTACCTGATGCGGCTGCTGACCGACGAGTACGGCAGCGACGCGCGGATCACGGACCTGGTGGACTCCCGGGAGATCTGGATCCTGCCCAACGTCAACCCCGACGGCTCCGAGTACGACATGGCGGGCTCCAACTGGCGCAACTGGCGCAAGAACCGCCAGCCCAACCAGGGGTCCTCCGCCGTGGGCACCGACATGAACCGCAACTGGGACTACCTGTGGGGCTGCTGCAACGGCTCCTCCGGCAGCCCGTCCAGCAGCACCTACCGCGGCCCTGCCCCGGAGTCGGCGCCCGAGGTGTCGGCGGTCGCGGACTTCGTGCGCGGCCGGGTGGTCGGCGGCGAACAGCAGATCACCGCCGCCATCGACTTCCACACCTACAGCGAGCTCATCCTGTGGCCCTACGGCTACACCTACGACGAGACCGCCAACGGCATGACGCGGGAGGAATACGACACCCACGCCGCCCTGGGCACCCACATGGCCGACGCCAACGGGTACACGCCGCAGCAGTCCAGCGACCTGTACATCACCGACGGGACGATCAACGACTGGCTCTGGGGCGACCAGCGCATCGTGAACTTCACCTACGAGATGTATCCCAGCAGTTGGTGGGGCGGCGGCTTCTACCCGCCCTCGTCCGTGATCGACCGCGAGACCTCCCGCAACCGGGAGGCCGTCCTGCGGCTGCTCGACTACGCCGACTGCCCCTACCGCATCATCGGCGAGGAGGAGGCGTACTGCTCCTGA
- a CDS encoding type II toxin-antitoxin system VapB family antitoxin, whose product MTKVLIDIDDKALNRAAELLGTKTKKDTVNTALRETVERLDRAVALAEMRDLVADGALDLDLLSNMSGRQT is encoded by the coding sequence ATGACGAAGGTCCTGATCGACATCGACGACAAGGCTCTGAACAGAGCCGCTGAGCTTCTGGGCACCAAGACCAAGAAGGACACGGTGAACACCGCTCTCAGGGAGACCGTGGAGAGGCTGGACCGCGCCGTGGCCTTGGCGGAGATGCGCGATCTCGTAGCCGACGGTGCCCTCGACCTCGACCTCCTCTCGAACATGTCGGGACGTCAGACGTGA